One region of Salvia miltiorrhiza cultivar Shanhuang (shh) chromosome 3, IMPLAD_Smil_shh, whole genome shotgun sequence genomic DNA includes:
- the LOC131014771 gene encoding phytol kinase 1, chloroplastic has translation MGYGAIVSRGAATTAATLSSAHYLCRGVTTPSSTPPLLPAALSARILIQHGKLRRPGTAAAGVSGELLQDAGATALVFGGAYGLVSTFDNLTRRNIIEQKLSRKLVHIFSGLLFLASWPIFSISTGARYFASLVPCVNCLRLVINGLSLSTDEGLIKSVSREGKPEELLRGPLYYVLVLILCAIVFWRDSPVGMISLSMMCGGDGIADIMGRRFGSTKIPYNPLKSWAGSISMFLFGFLVSISVLYYFSALGYVELDWMTTVGRVALVSLVASFVESLPTNGIVDDNISVPLASMVTSFLVFGW, from the exons ATGGGCTACGGTGCTATCGTGAGCCGAGGTGCTGCAACCACAGCCGCCACCTTATCCTCCGCACACTATCTCTGCCGCGGCGTGACAACTCCATCCTCCACTCCCCCGCTCCTTCCCGCCGCCCTCTCCGCACGCATTCTGATCCAGCATGGTAAGCTCCGCCGCCCGGgaaccgccgccgccggagtTTCCGGCGAACTGCTTCAGGACGCCGGCGCCACCGCGCTGGTTTTCGGCGGTGCTTATGGTCTAGTCTCCACCTTCGATAATCTCACCCGCCGCAACATCATCGAACAg AAACTGAGCCGGAAACTGGTCCATATATTCTCAGGGCTGCTCTTTTTAGCATCATGGCCGATTTTCAG CATCTCCACGGGCGCTCGTTACTTCGCCTCATTAGTGCCTTGTGTGAATTGCTTGAGGCTTGTGATAAATGGTCTATCCTTGAGCACGGATGAAGGGCTCATCAAATCAGTTAGTCGAGAAGGGAAGCCCGA GGAATTGCTTAGAGGTCCACTTTATTATGTTCTTGTACTGATTTTATGTGCAATTGTGTTTTGGCGTGATTCCCCTGTTGGAATGATTTCACTTTCGATGATGTGTGGTGGCGATG GCATTGCTGATATCATGGGACGGAGATTTGGCTCCACAAAAATTCCTTACAATCCGCTCAAGAGTTGGGCCGGTAGCATCTCGATGTTTCTATTTGGTTTCTTGGTTTCTATTAG TGTGTTGTATTACTTTTCGGCCCTCGGATATGTGGAACTGGATTGGATGACGACTGTGGGAAGGGTCGCGTTGGTTTCGTTGGTGGCATCATTCGTGGAATCGCTCCCGACTAACGGAATAGTCGACGACAACATTTCGGTTCCTTTGGCAAGCATGGTAACTTCATTTTTGGTTTTTGGTTGGTAG